GTTTCCATGGTCGGCTTCGTCGCGGGCCTGCCCTTCACGTACCAGTTGGTGGAACGGGCCAAGCAGATCGAAGTGCCGAAATATCTGCGGCCGCGTACCGACACGCCGCGCCTCACCATCGGCCATGGCGGCTGCTTCGGCTGCATCTATTCGGTGCGGGGCGCCGGCGGCTACCAGATGTTCGGCGTAACCCCGATGCCGATCTACGATCCTGCTGGAAAGATCAGCTATCTCAAGGATCTGATGATCTTCCGCCCGGGCGACATCATCAAGTTTCGCTCCATCGACCGGGCGGAGTACGACGCCACCGTGGCGGCAATCGACGAAGGGCGTTTCGAGCCAAGGATCGCGTCGGCGCCGTTCTCGCTGGACGCCTTCACCGCCGATCCCGACGGCACGAACGCCAAGCTGCTGGAGGCCCTCAATGGTTGAACGCTCGTTCGAGGTCGTCAAACCCGGCCTTGCCACAACCGTGCAGGACCTCGGCCGTCCGGGCTACTATCATCTCGGTCTGCCACTCTCCGGCGCGATGGACCGCTTCGCGCTGATCGCCGCGAACTGCCTGGTCGGCAATCCCGACGGCGCGGCCGGGCTGGAGGCGGTGTTCCTCGGCCCGGAACTCCGTTTTTCCGCAGACGCGCTCGTCGCCATCACCGGCGCCGAGCTGCCGCCCAAACTCGATGGCGTCGAGCAGCCCCTCTGGACCGCTTTCTCGGTGAAGGCCGGGCAGGTGCTGTCGTTTGCCTTCCTCAAAGCCGGCGCGCGCGCCTACATCGCCATCCATGGCGGCATCGACGTGCCTGAGGTCCTTGGCTCGCGCTCGACCTATGCGCTCGGCGCCTTGGGCGGCTTTGAGGGCCGCGCGCTGAAGGCGGGCGATGTTGTGCCGCTGGGAGCACCGACGGCTCGAGGGCACGAGGGCGCGACGCTGCCGGTGTCAGGCCGCCGCCCGGTTCAGGCAAGCGGCGTGGAGATCCGGGTGGTGCCGGGCCTCTACTGGCACCGCATCACCGAAGAGGCGCAGGCCGGTTTCTTCGAGGATAGCTGGAAGGTGGCTCCCGAGGCGGACCGCATCGGCTACCGCTTCCGCGGCGGTCGAAAGCTCGACTTCGTCCCGCGCAAGCAGCCTTTCGGTGCCGGTTCCGACCCGTCCAACATTGTCGACAGTTGCTACCCCTACGGCTCGATACAGGTGCCGGGTGGCACCGAGCCGATCGTGCTGCACCGTGACGCGGTGTCAGGCGGCGGCTATTTCATGATCGGCACCGTCATCTCGGCCGACATGGATCTGATTGGGCAATTACAGCCGCACCAGCCCGTGCGTTTCGCCGCCGTCACGCTGGAGGCCGCCCTCAAGGCGCGTGCGGCAGAGACGATGCGGCTCAAGCAAATGGACCTGCTGCTGCCGTGACGGGTCGGTGAGGAAAGCCGACCTCCCCTGCGCCGGAACGATTATTGTCGGGGCCAGGGTCAGCGAGGCGCAAACGGGGCCGGATCGGCTCCGGAAGGGACCCGAACACAGGCCGGGTGCTACGATCTAGGCGGCAACAGTCACGGGCCCGGCCGGTCCGAAAGAGAGCAGCGCGCCGCCGAAAGCTTAAGGCGCTGTGATCAAGGCCAGACGACGGGA
Above is a window of Ancylobacter sp. WKF20 DNA encoding:
- a CDS encoding biotin-dependent carboxyltransferase family protein, whose amino-acid sequence is MVERSFEVVKPGLATTVQDLGRPGYYHLGLPLSGAMDRFALIAANCLVGNPDGAAGLEAVFLGPELRFSADALVAITGAELPPKLDGVEQPLWTAFSVKAGQVLSFAFLKAGARAYIAIHGGIDVPEVLGSRSTYALGALGGFEGRALKAGDVVPLGAPTARGHEGATLPVSGRRPVQASGVEIRVVPGLYWHRITEEAQAGFFEDSWKVAPEADRIGYRFRGGRKLDFVPRKQPFGAGSDPSNIVDSCYPYGSIQVPGGTEPIVLHRDAVSGGGYFMIGTVISADMDLIGQLQPHQPVRFAAVTLEAALKARAAETMRLKQMDLLLP